Proteins encoded within one genomic window of Halodesulfurarchaeum formicicum:
- a CDS encoding electron transfer flavoprotein subunit alpha/FixB family protein, translating into MSEQLIVVPEWDGCSVLGEAQRLKERLEATSDSDVDVVVITMDGIHDMSELDVSAADEHLTLRLRSGEFEPSTTTVSVRVRALQDIVTDRDPLGVFFPSTPDGDEMAATLASTTGGAGLLDSLLEVKNGELIGHRPVFDKRALVTFEVENRPLVASLSMDGLPEPSSGAETPPVQHSIEVEGVAEEGVERLRTIEVPEKDISKAKVVVAGGDGLESRDDFQVIRSLADSLNATVGASRPLVDEGWVAHDRQIGVTGKSVDADLYVPVAISGDPYHLDDVQAEHILAINTDPNARVFDMADIGVLGDFETYGPKLTEAIQATHATNSSDAEEPRGEE; encoded by the coding sequence ATGAGTGAACAACTGATCGTCGTTCCGGAGTGGGATGGATGTTCGGTCCTCGGTGAAGCCCAGCGACTCAAAGAACGATTGGAAGCGACCAGCGATTCGGATGTCGATGTGGTTGTGATCACGATGGACGGCATTCACGACATGTCGGAACTCGATGTATCCGCCGCAGATGAGCATCTGACCCTTCGATTACGCTCCGGTGAATTCGAACCGAGTACCACCACTGTGTCTGTCCGCGTGCGGGCATTACAGGACATCGTAACTGACCGAGATCCGCTCGGGGTCTTTTTCCCCAGCACCCCTGACGGCGACGAAATGGCAGCTACTCTTGCATCCACAACAGGTGGGGCTGGTCTCTTGGATTCACTGCTCGAAGTGAAAAACGGTGAACTGATCGGGCATCGCCCAGTGTTTGATAAACGAGCCCTCGTGACCTTTGAGGTTGAGAACCGTCCGCTTGTCGCCTCACTCTCCATGGATGGGCTACCGGAACCCAGTAGCGGAGCAGAAACGCCCCCTGTCCAACACAGCATCGAAGTCGAAGGAGTGGCTGAAGAGGGCGTTGAACGGCTCCGGACAATAGAAGTCCCCGAAAAGGACATCTCGAAAGCAAAAGTGGTTGTGGCAGGTGGGGACGGCCTCGAAAGTCGTGATGACTTCCAGGTTATCCGATCCCTTGCTGACTCACTCAATGCGACTGTTGGAGCGTCTCGACCACTTGTCGATGAGGGGTGGGTTGCCCACGACCGGCAGATCGGTGTTACGGGCAAGTCTGTTGATGCGGACCTGTATGTCCCTGTTGCCATTTCCGGTGATCCCTATCACTTGGACGACGTCCAGGCGGAACATATTCTGGCAATTAATACCGATCCCAACGCTCGCGTTTTCGATATGGCGGATATTGGGGTTTTGGGTGATTTCGAAACGTATGGACCGAAACTAACCGAAGCTATCCAAGCAACGCATGCTACTAATTCAAGCGACGCTGAAGAACCAAGGGGTGAGGAGTGA
- a CDS encoding FAD-dependent oxidoreductase, whose protein sequence is MVDFDVIVVGAGRAGTAAAYKLAEHGIDVALVERAKEAGMKNVTGGVLYGDVLSELVPEFPDQAPLGRHVVEHNVRILNEGTSIGISYRDPAILDEPNYTIQVGRFDQWFVKKAEEKGAVFIPETTVRDVSQRGEEVLVETDRTGGDLTCKAVVGADGVNTTVGRVAGIRETVRNENVGQSVKHVIDLDKSTINERFNLEPGEGAAYAFEGFPEGVPGLGYFLYTFESSIAVGAVASMSSLEKYGKQGYSGRGTPLYDLLDRFKELKAVKPLVEGGSTTEYQGILVPKYKYSNLPQRYDDRISLVGDAAGLTLNKGFTFRGLDFGIKSGMCAAEAAIGSDQNQDWDSFGQRYDKLLNNSYVMTEMKQHRGIPSVVENEKFFDEYPAVAREVLEHTFSTSGDASGLTWRQALRSLRKRDIKLRGVLADGWKAVRSF, encoded by the coding sequence ATGGTCGACTTTGACGTAATCGTCGTCGGTGCCGGGCGAGCGGGGACTGCAGCAGCGTACAAACTCGCCGAACACGGCATCGACGTCGCCCTCGTTGAGCGGGCGAAAGAGGCTGGGATGAAGAACGTGACCGGTGGCGTTCTTTACGGGGACGTGCTCAGCGAGTTGGTCCCAGAGTTCCCGGATCAGGCCCCGCTTGGGAGACATGTCGTAGAGCATAACGTTCGTATCCTCAACGAAGGCACGTCTATTGGGATCAGTTATCGGGATCCGGCCATTCTCGACGAGCCCAATTACACGATCCAGGTTGGGCGGTTTGACCAATGGTTCGTGAAGAAAGCCGAGGAGAAGGGTGCCGTGTTCATTCCGGAAACGACAGTTCGGGATGTTTCTCAACGAGGCGAGGAAGTTCTCGTCGAAACAGATCGCACTGGGGGAGACCTCACTTGCAAGGCCGTCGTTGGTGCGGACGGAGTTAACACCACAGTTGGTCGCGTCGCTGGGATCCGAGAAACAGTCCGGAATGAAAACGTTGGCCAGTCCGTCAAACACGTGATCGATCTCGATAAGTCGACAATCAATGAGCGTTTCAACCTGGAACCTGGCGAAGGTGCCGCATACGCTTTCGAAGGCTTTCCTGAAGGGGTCCCTGGGCTCGGATACTTCCTCTATACATTTGAATCGAGTATTGCGGTCGGTGCCGTCGCGAGCATGAGTTCCCTCGAAAAGTATGGAAAGCAGGGTTATAGTGGTCGCGGCACCCCGTTGTATGATCTCTTGGACCGGTTCAAAGAGCTCAAGGCGGTCAAACCACTCGTCGAAGGGGGTTCAACTACTGAATACCAGGGAATCCTCGTGCCGAAGTACAAGTACTCCAACCTCCCCCAACGATACGACGACCGAATTAGCCTCGTTGGTGATGCCGCCGGCCTGACCCTGAACAAGGGGTTCACGTTCCGAGGGTTGGACTTCGGTATTAAGAGCGGGATGTGTGCCGCCGAGGCGGCGATCGGTAGCGATCAAAATCAGGACTGGGATAGCTTTGGCCAGCGGTACGATAAACTTCTCAACAACTCCTATGTGATGACCGAGATGAAACAACATAGGGGAATCCCGTCGGTGGTTGAGAACGAGAAGTTCTTCGACGAGTATCCGGCAGTCGCTCGCGAGGTCCTCGAACACACGTTCTCGACGAGTGGGGACGCCTCGGGACTGACCTGGCGCCAAGCACTGCGGAGTTTGCGCAAGCGAGATATCAAGTTGCGAGGTGTACTGGCAGATGGATGGAAAGCGGTACGGTCATTTTGA
- a CDS encoding ferredoxin family protein translates to MSVEKDLETVEWDVGEEGHITVDNSECVDCEEKPCLHLCPAQCFDYQEEREGGIYFSYEHCIECGSCMVFCANDPDRGAVSWTKPDGGKGVEYDLG, encoded by the coding sequence ATGTCAGTAGAAAAAGATCTGGAAACAGTCGAATGGGATGTGGGAGAAGAGGGACACATTACCGTCGATAACTCCGAGTGTGTCGACTGTGAGGAGAAACCGTGTCTGCATCTCTGTCCAGCACAGTGTTTTGACTACCAGGAAGAGCGGGAAGGTGGGATCTACTTCTCGTACGAGCACTGTATCGAATGCGGTTCCTGTATGGTTTTCTGTGCCAACGATCCGGATCGGGGAGCCGTTTCGTGGACGAAGCCTGATGGTGGTAAAGGAGTGGAGTACGATCTAGGATGA
- a CDS encoding SDR family oxidoreductase has protein sequence MPQYNFDDRVAFVTGAARGVGRKTAERYAEAGADVIVTDICSEISTLPYDLGTRADLERTADLVRDTGSEALVIPVDVRDASAVRDAVETGVDRFGHIDFLAANAGVWDSRPFADVDEALFELVIDTNLKGAWLSAKYIARQAIQHEKQASIVITSSILGQVGAAWSAHYSASKHGIIGFTKSLALELGEYGIRANVVSPTGIDTPMVEKMVESLGTEPFDRISGPVGPMNLLDGNLLDPQDVAEAHLWLASDASGAVTGAVLPIDAGMTAK, from the coding sequence ATGCCTCAGTATAACTTTGATGACCGGGTTGCGTTCGTGACGGGGGCCGCTCGTGGCGTTGGTCGGAAGACCGCAGAACGGTACGCTGAGGCAGGTGCAGACGTGATTGTTACCGACATATGCTCGGAGATTTCAACGCTTCCGTACGATCTTGGTACCAGGGCAGATCTTGAGAGAACTGCTGATTTGGTTCGTGATACTGGTTCTGAGGCACTCGTAATTCCAGTTGACGTGCGTGATGCTTCAGCCGTTCGAGACGCTGTCGAAACGGGGGTTGATCGATTTGGTCATATCGACTTTTTGGCCGCTAATGCTGGTGTCTGGGACAGTCGTCCGTTTGCTGACGTTGACGAGGCGCTATTCGAATTGGTCATCGATACTAACTTGAAAGGTGCCTGGTTGTCGGCTAAATACATCGCCAGACAAGCAATTCAGCACGAGAAACAGGCGAGTATCGTAATCACGTCCTCGATTTTGGGGCAAGTGGGCGCGGCTTGGTCTGCCCATTACTCGGCGTCAAAACACGGGATCATCGGATTTACGAAATCACTGGCGCTTGAACTCGGCGAATATGGGATCCGGGCCAATGTAGTGAGTCCGACCGGAATCGATACGCCAATGGTTGAAAAAATGGTCGAATCACTCGGGACCGAACCCTTCGATAGAATTTCGGGCCCCGTTGGCCCGATGAATCTCCTCGATGGGAACCTGCTCGACCCGCAAGACGTTGCTGAAGCGCATCTCTGGCTTGCGAGTGATGCGTCCGGTGCCGTGACTGGTGCTGTCCTTCCTATCGATGCAGGAATGACGGCAAAGTAA
- a CDS encoding oxidoreductase: MDLQQEVEIVGTPISNRAVFRAVRTNLAENGHPTEELNEHLAARARGGVGLVVGPAKMLVDSSASGPWFVDAYDTDVVPALEETVRTIHESGAKVFGQLTHPGAEATGDWEMQAQLAPSAVASDSTYEMPTPMSHDDIERLQRSFGTAAKNLSNAGFDGVELAAGPYSILRQFLSPKFNVREDEYGGSWENRARFVTEVLDTVSKAVDEPVGLHLSLAEMEYGGYEYEDIPDLLNAIDGFDYLSVTVGTASTYTQGHSGIGMDSPGLESGIETVSDIVDVPLIGRSPLTTGDSTRDLLDAGADLVSFTRQLLADENTVQKLQEGVRPKQCIKCNQKCLEGVFADAHGGHVECVINPRTGREAELDPIQSLPEVNYKQNILVVGGGPAGMRFATVASQRGHNVTLRERKDKLGGQLTVAAQGILSPIERALEDLKSDLIETEVAVETGQEVRAKDISNEWDAIVVATGAPISTKEGYDFEEKVVDAVDVLQGEETADEVLLIDENRWIITMQVGLELARRGTDLEIVTEDHYPGFRTEQPNLPTMVASLQAQGVDFIGNHEVDEITDDGTVTMHHIYSGTTQSRKPETIVYAGRRSANESLYLELSNGHDDVYRIGDAVSPRKLDRAYYDAEDLARRL, encoded by the coding sequence ATGGACCTACAGCAAGAGGTCGAGATTGTGGGGACACCCATATCCAATCGAGCGGTCTTCCGTGCGGTTCGAACAAATCTGGCCGAAAATGGGCACCCGACCGAGGAGCTCAATGAACATCTGGCGGCTCGCGCTCGAGGTGGGGTCGGCCTGGTGGTCGGTCCAGCCAAAATGTTGGTCGATTCGTCTGCCAGCGGGCCTTGGTTCGTGGATGCGTATGATACGGATGTTGTCCCCGCACTTGAGGAAACTGTCAGAACGATTCACGAATCGGGGGCAAAGGTTTTCGGGCAACTCACACACCCCGGGGCTGAAGCGACTGGTGATTGGGAAATGCAAGCACAACTTGCACCCTCTGCAGTGGCCTCGGATTCAACCTACGAGATGCCGACGCCGATGAGCCACGACGATATCGAAAGACTCCAGCGCTCATTCGGGACCGCGGCGAAAAACCTTTCAAACGCAGGATTTGACGGTGTGGAGCTCGCTGCAGGCCCGTATTCGATTCTCAGACAATTCCTCTCACCAAAGTTCAACGTTCGCGAGGACGAGTATGGCGGTTCATGGGAAAATCGGGCTCGGTTCGTGACCGAAGTACTCGATACAGTCTCGAAAGCAGTCGATGAACCTGTCGGACTGCACCTCTCGTTGGCCGAGATGGAATATGGTGGATACGAGTATGAAGACATTCCGGACCTACTCAATGCGATTGACGGATTTGACTATCTCTCTGTCACTGTCGGAACCGCCTCGACGTACACACAGGGGCACAGTGGAATTGGAATGGATTCCCCCGGCCTTGAATCTGGCATTGAAACAGTTTCGGACATCGTCGATGTCCCACTCATCGGCCGATCCCCGCTGACGACTGGAGACTCAACAAGAGATCTTCTCGACGCTGGTGCCGATCTGGTGAGTTTTACCAGACAACTTCTTGCGGACGAAAATACGGTTCAAAAGCTCCAGGAGGGAGTTCGGCCAAAGCAGTGTATCAAGTGTAATCAGAAATGCCTTGAGGGAGTGTTTGCAGACGCTCATGGCGGACACGTGGAATGCGTAATCAATCCCCGAACAGGGAGGGAAGCGGAACTTGACCCGATTCAATCACTCCCGGAAGTCAATTACAAACAAAACATTCTGGTGGTTGGTGGGGGGCCTGCTGGAATGCGGTTCGCAACAGTTGCCTCCCAACGCGGACACAATGTTACGCTCCGAGAGAGAAAGGACAAGCTTGGTGGCCAACTGACGGTCGCTGCACAGGGAATACTCTCACCCATCGAACGTGCATTAGAAGACCTCAAGTCGGACCTCATCGAAACGGAAGTAGCAGTTGAAACGGGGCAAGAGGTGCGTGCAAAAGACATCTCAAATGAATGGGACGCCATCGTCGTCGCAACTGGCGCGCCGATTTCCACGAAGGAAGGATACGATTTCGAAGAAAAAGTTGTTGATGCCGTCGATGTTCTTCAGGGCGAAGAGACGGCAGATGAGGTACTACTGATCGACGAGAATCGGTGGATTATAACCATGCAAGTCGGCTTGGAACTCGCCCGCCGGGGGACTGATCTGGAAATAGTCACCGAAGACCACTATCCAGGTTTCCGAACCGAACAGCCCAACCTCCCGACGATGGTTGCCAGCCTCCAAGCACAGGGGGTCGATTTCATCGGGAATCACGAAGTGGATGAGATCACAGACGACGGGACAGTAACGATGCATCACATCTATTCCGGCACAACCCAGTCCCGAAAACCGGAGACCATAGTGTATGCGGGACGACGGAGTGCAAATGAATCGCTTTACTTGGAGCTCTCAAATGGCCACGACGACGTGTACCGGATCGGAGACGCGGTGTCACCGCGTAAATTAGATCGGGCGTATTACGACGCTGAAGATCTCGCCCGGCGGCTTTAG
- the mftA gene encoding mycofactocin precursor MftA (Mycofactocin is a small molecule electron carrier derived from the final two amino acids, Val-Tyr, of MftA, the mycofactocin precursor. It plays a role in redox homeostasis and the metabolism of alcohols and aldehydes in Actinobacteria, including Mycobacterium tuberculosis.), with amino-acid sequence MSKAAPQTESSKTADTEPPEIESDLVKEELRIDGICGVY; translated from the coding sequence ATGTCAAAAGCAGCCCCTCAAACTGAAAGCTCGAAAACTGCCGACACTGAACCGCCGGAGATCGAAAGCGACCTGGTGAAAGAGGAACTCCGGATTGACGGGATTTGCGGAGTTTATTGA
- the mftB2 gene encoding mycofactocin biosynthesis chaperone MftB2, producing the protein MGKTVSKPEYIKYRREDEYGLVYDHENYGYEDATLSTVDERIISCLEYVEDRSAIELEALQDEFSPEVIEVARKKGYIYVT; encoded by the coding sequence ATGGGAAAGACCGTATCGAAGCCTGAGTACATCAAATATCGGCGCGAGGACGAGTATGGTCTCGTGTATGACCACGAAAATTACGGCTACGAGGATGCGACGCTGAGCACAGTCGACGAGCGCATCATTTCGTGTTTGGAGTATGTTGAGGATCGGTCAGCTATCGAGCTGGAAGCCCTCCAGGATGAATTTTCTCCTGAGGTAATCGAAGTCGCTCGAAAAAAGGGGTATATATATGTCACGTAG
- the mftC gene encoding mycofactocin radical SAM maturase (MftC is a radical SAM/SPASM enzyme that catalyzes the first two steps in biosynthesis of the electron carrier mycofactocin from the terminal Val-Tyr dipeptide of the precursor peptide MftA.), protein MSRSPLRSPVTITWEVTFGCNLHCDHCLSGSGPAQQSSDELSTAEAKEFIAECDEMDIFQVNIGGGEPFVRPDILELLADLTDRGISTCVSTNGTQLDATVLDRLEEMDPLYLQVSLDGLQPENDALRGDGVFNSVLDTLSELAERDIGTTVNTVVTSQNVHDLDEIYELAGSYGAGLRLNRFRPSGRGEDVWDRLRLDTDQITYLHSWLSDHPDVRTGDSFFYLNAMGEVRNETLKECGAGSMTCLVDPVGDVYPCAFTQWPEVKSGNVISDGFQTAWDELTSLGTHVDDHEGCPAVAMGSKDSEGEDPQLRSILHGD, encoded by the coding sequence ATGTCACGTAGCCCGTTGCGCTCACCGGTCACGATCACGTGGGAAGTCACGTTTGGCTGTAATCTGCACTGTGATCATTGCCTCTCCGGGAGTGGCCCCGCACAGCAATCGTCTGACGAACTGTCTACTGCCGAGGCAAAGGAATTCATCGCGGAGTGTGACGAGATGGACATCTTCCAGGTGAATATTGGTGGGGGTGAGCCGTTTGTTAGACCGGACATCCTTGAACTCCTCGCTGATCTCACGGATCGGGGAATCTCTACTTGTGTGAGTACCAATGGAACACAGTTGGACGCGACCGTTTTGGATCGGCTGGAAGAGATGGACCCCTTATACCTGCAGGTGAGTCTGGACGGACTTCAGCCAGAAAACGACGCGTTACGTGGGGATGGTGTTTTTAATTCTGTTCTAGACACGCTTTCTGAACTTGCAGAACGAGATATTGGGACCACCGTGAATACGGTTGTCACGAGCCAAAACGTCCACGATTTGGACGAAATATACGAGCTAGCGGGGAGTTATGGAGCGGGTCTTCGCCTCAACCGGTTCCGCCCCAGCGGACGTGGTGAAGATGTCTGGGATAGGCTTCGACTGGACACTGATCAGATCACGTACCTGCATTCCTGGTTGAGCGATCACCCTGATGTTCGAACAGGCGACTCGTTCTTTTACCTGAACGCAATGGGTGAAGTTCGAAACGAGACTTTGAAAGAATGTGGAGCCGGGTCTATGACTTGCTTGGTCGATCCCGTTGGGGATGTGTACCCCTGTGCGTTCACTCAATGGCCGGAAGTAAAATCGGGCAACGTCATTTCGGACGGCTTCCAAACTGCATGGGACGAACTTACCTCTCTTGGGACCCACGTCGATGACCACGAAGGATGTCCAGCAGTTGCGATGGGTAGCAAGGACTCAGAAGGAGAGGATCCTCAACTACGCTCGATTTTGCACGGTGACTGA
- a CDS encoding glycosyltransferase, producing MSRTSGQYRLRDSVSIQNGLVSRSGPLVVTRLNDSAQDLLKTVSTDEFQSVTAIAREGGVSAESTGALLSDLYNRGFLEWRPARDPEFQPPVSIILTVRNEADAIEPALDALADLNYPEYEVVVVDDGSTDDTRELIRSHSLTADGNLRLVPVGSDTEPLGIGASRNRGVSSAANEIIAFTDADCRPNRAWLSNLVPALATHDVVGGRVRPTDTARPMHEYEGIHSSLDMGPRASPVDREQSTPYLPTANLVGHREVFEKTPFPERNVAEDVGVSWDALANGFDLVYDPTGVVEHDYGGVTNFLGRRLSYGGSEALLAKLYGHPGSVSLPAISLVGLVLLAVLPVVNSMLNIGASLGTFLAAMTVLGFVITPTKQAFTSVITGSIRVSAAVAGLFRGSLSRVYGFALEVTRYYSLPLVALGILAGVGGLEFLAISLLAIPGICVVVALAIDLSVNRPSSPVRYSLLYLVDHLTYQIGAYRGAVENRTVAHLRPSSRFSLTL from the coding sequence ATGTCACGAACGAGTGGCCAGTACCGTCTCCGGGACAGTGTTTCGATTCAGAATGGTCTTGTTTCTCGGTCTGGTCCTCTCGTTGTAACTCGGTTGAACGACTCTGCCCAGGATCTCCTCAAGACGGTTTCCACTGATGAGTTTCAGTCAGTAACGGCGATTGCTAGGGAAGGCGGGGTTTCAGCGGAATCGACTGGAGCACTACTCAGTGATCTTTACAATCGCGGCTTTCTCGAGTGGAGGCCCGCACGTGACCCAGAGTTTCAGCCACCCGTCTCGATCATCTTGACAGTACGAAACGAAGCAGACGCAATAGAGCCGGCTTTGGACGCTTTGGCCGATCTGAATTACCCTGAGTACGAGGTCGTCGTTGTTGATGACGGCTCCACAGACGACACACGGGAATTAATCCGATCACACTCTCTGACAGCGGATGGGAACTTGCGTCTCGTTCCTGTTGGATCTGACACGGAACCACTCGGCATCGGTGCGAGCCGAAACCGGGGTGTTTCGAGTGCGGCGAACGAGATCATCGCGTTCACGGATGCAGACTGTCGTCCGAATCGGGCGTGGCTATCGAATCTTGTTCCCGCTCTGGCCACTCATGATGTGGTCGGTGGACGTGTCCGCCCTACCGATACAGCACGGCCCATGCATGAGTATGAAGGGATCCACTCCTCTTTGGATATGGGTCCACGTGCGTCCCCAGTGGACCGAGAACAGTCGACACCCTACCTTCCAACTGCCAATCTTGTCGGCCACCGAGAGGTGTTTGAGAAAACCCCCTTCCCAGAACGAAACGTCGCCGAGGACGTTGGTGTTAGCTGGGACGCACTGGCGAATGGATTTGATCTGGTGTACGATCCAACTGGTGTTGTCGAGCACGACTACGGAGGAGTCACCAATTTTCTCGGACGACGTCTTTCTTACGGCGGTTCTGAAGCGCTTTTGGCCAAATTGTACGGCCACCCCGGCTCGGTGTCGCTGCCAGCGATCTCCTTGGTTGGTTTGGTATTGCTCGCGGTCTTGCCTGTGGTCAATTCTATGCTGAATATTGGTGCTTCTCTGGGCACATTTTTGGCAGCTATGACGGTTCTCGGTTTCGTCATCACGCCCACAAAACAGGCATTCACTTCAGTGATAACCGGGTCCATTCGTGTGTCTGCGGCTGTGGCTGGTCTCTTCCGTGGCTCACTTTCACGAGTCTACGGTTTCGCTCTCGAAGTTACGCGCTATTATTCGCTTCCCTTAGTCGCGCTTGGGATTTTAGCAGGTGTTGGCGGCTTAGAGTTTCTTGCCATTAGCTTACTTGCCATCCCGGGGATCTGTGTGGTGGTGGCTCTGGCTATAGATCTGTCCGTTAATCGGCCTTCAAGCCCTGTTCGATACTCCCTCTTGTACCTCGTTGACCATCTTACCTACCAGATTGGAGCCTACCGTGGTGCGGTGGAAAACCGTACTGTTGCCCATCTTCGCCCCTCGAGTCGGTTTTCTCTCACTCTGTAG
- a CDS encoding BCCT family transporter, producing the protein MKLMEIFGLEGAEFNEKMLFFLTAVGLAVLGAIGILSPQWFNDMMMAGYDFVLHNFGWWFMVLGFALLAFSVFMTFSKYGKIRIGGQDAEPEFGLFGWIAMVFTVGYSGSIIIWGVGEPASIMAAPPPEPWPVSGALESMSLSFMFIHEIFPGLAMWYPPFALAFALTIYNRNVDRFKISSMLKPLLGDGDHKYLYWVVDLASLIAIVGGIAATMGFSAQTFDALISDVFNMPGSSLTYILFGLIGLVFLGDVWLGLHKGIQNAARATVILAMISAGFLLVVGPTLSAINIGLDATGIWINNMFRLSFFTDPTAAGDWGHYWTSFWWAWWAAWGIFVGSFVARVSKGRTLRETFVSLVAIPGVFLWIQHSIIGGWVLSPGYVEPVTEAVSSGGIPAAIAEAVNLTPYGLVLAVLFVLVITGYVITSLDSTVFILSSITLGTENPNARNRAWWGVLLAFVGVMTIELPLFSAMQAFPVILAFPFTVFLVAIAFSSYVAARDYFRANVLEDGEEHSSFITRKSEPQPAQKQSQPAPDDD; encoded by the coding sequence ATGAAATTAATGGAGATTTTTGGTTTGGAAGGGGCTGAGTTTAATGAGAAAATGCTTTTCTTCCTCACTGCAGTTGGACTCGCTGTTCTGGGTGCAATTGGAATTTTGAGCCCGCAGTGGTTCAATGACATGATGATGGCGGGCTATGACTTTGTTCTCCATAACTTCGGCTGGTGGTTTATGGTACTGGGATTTGCGCTTCTGGCGTTTTCCGTGTTCATGACTTTCTCGAAGTACGGAAAAATTCGCATTGGCGGTCAGGATGCAGAACCTGAATTCGGCCTATTTGGATGGATCGCGATGGTATTTACTGTCGGATACAGTGGTTCGATCATCATTTGGGGTGTTGGGGAGCCTGCTTCGATCATGGCTGCTCCGCCCCCAGAGCCGTGGCCAGTGAGTGGCGCGCTTGAATCCATGTCGCTTTCGTTCATGTTTATCCACGAGATCTTCCCCGGGCTAGCGATGTGGTACCCTCCCTTCGCTCTCGCATTTGCCCTCACAATTTACAACCGGAACGTGGACCGATTCAAAATCAGTTCTATGCTCAAACCGCTCCTCGGAGACGGGGACCACAAGTACCTCTACTGGGTTGTGGACCTGGCCTCCCTAATCGCTATTGTAGGGGGAATTGCAGCGACGATGGGGTTCTCTGCCCAGACATTCGATGCGCTCATCAGTGATGTATTCAATATGCCAGGATCTTCCCTGACGTACATACTATTTGGATTAATCGGCTTGGTGTTCCTCGGAGACGTCTGGCTCGGACTTCACAAGGGCATCCAGAACGCTGCGAGAGCGACGGTGATTCTGGCGATGATTTCGGCCGGGTTCCTGTTGGTGGTGGGCCCAACCTTGTCCGCGATCAATATCGGGCTGGATGCAACTGGGATCTGGATCAACAACATGTTCCGACTTTCGTTCTTCACGGATCCCACCGCAGCTGGCGATTGGGGCCACTATTGGACCAGTTTCTGGTGGGCCTGGTGGGCAGCGTGGGGCATCTTTGTTGGCAGCTTTGTCGCCCGGGTCTCCAAGGGCCGAACTCTTCGAGAGACGTTTGTGAGTTTGGTCGCCATTCCCGGTGTCTTCCTGTGGATTCAGCACTCGATCATTGGCGGATGGGTTCTCTCCCCGGGTTATGTCGAACCGGTAACTGAGGCCGTTTCTTCCGGAGGAATTCCTGCTGCGATTGCCGAAGCAGTCAATCTCACCCCATATGGGTTGGTTTTGGCTGTTCTGTTCGTCCTCGTGATCACCGGGTATGTGATTACCTCCCTCGATTCGACTGTGTTTATCCTCTCTTCGATTACCCTTGGGACCGAAAATCCCAATGCTCGGAACCGGGCATGGTGGGGTGTTCTGCTCGCGTTCGTGGGTGTGATGACGATTGAACTCCCCCTGTTTAGCGCAATGCAGGCATTCCCAGTGATTTTGGCATTCCCGTTCACCGTCTTCCTTGTCGCGATAGCATTCTCCAGTTACGTTGCTGCCAGGGATTACTTCAGAGCTAATGTGCTGGAAGACGGGGAAGAGCATTCCAGCTTTATCACCCGCAAATCCGAACCACAACCGGCTCAAAAACAATCCCAGCCTGCACCGGACGACGATTAA
- a CDS encoding EamA family transporter, producing MATTAIWLAVVTMVAWGGWAIFAKISTETISSDLATLVTYASASVFLLGNYLYNSQNPADFDPTGVTYALGAGIASAIGAVTMYSALKTGDASVVTPISGLYFVIAAVLGVLIFKEPIGMKKAAGLVFAVISITLVTQ from the coding sequence ATGGCTACGACGGCAATTTGGCTTGCTGTAGTAACAATGGTGGCATGGGGCGGATGGGCAATTTTTGCAAAGATTTCCACAGAAACGATCTCGTCGGACTTGGCAACACTTGTAACATATGCATCGGCGAGTGTTTTTTTGTTAGGAAACTACCTGTACAACTCACAGAATCCGGCCGATTTCGATCCGACTGGTGTAACGTATGCACTGGGAGCAGGAATAGCAAGTGCTATCGGAGCAGTAACCATGTATTCCGCACTGAAAACCGGAGATGCATCGGTTGTAACTCCGATAAGCGGGTTATACTTCGTCATCGCAGCCGTCCTAGGCGTTCTCATATTTAAAGAGCCCATTGGGATGAAAAAGGCTGCAGGGCTCGTATTTGCAGTTATATCTATCACTCTTGTAACCCAGTAG